A stretch of DNA from Bradyrhizobium algeriense:
GGCTCGCCGAAACGGGCAAGATAAGTCGGCGCGGCCACCACCGCCATGCGGCTGGTCCCGAGCTTGCGCGCGACGAGGCGCGAAGCCCCCAGCGGCCCGACGCGAATTGCCACGTCGGCGCGCTCCTGCATCAGGTCGATGACCGTATCGGTGAGAACGATGTCGAGCGTGATATCGGGATGCTCGGCGAGGAAGCGCGGCAGCAGCGGCATCACGTGCTGCATGCCGAAGGGTATGTTGCTATTCACCATCAGATGCCCGCGCGGCGCTGCACCGGAGCCGGCCTCGCGCTCCGCCTCCTCGATCTCGCCGAGAATGCGCAACGAGCGCTGGTAGAAGGCCTGGCCTTCCTCGGTCAGTTGGAGCTTGCGCGTGGTCCGGTTCACAAGTCGCGTGCCGAGCCGGGCCTCCAGGCGGGATACCAGCTTGCTCACGCCGGATGGGGTCATGCGAAGGCTTTTTGCCGCCGCGGTGAACCCGCCGAGGTCGACGACCCGGACGAAGACCTCCATCTCGGCGGAACGGTTGGTATCGAGCCGGCTCATGTTGAATTCGCATCACAAATGATTGGATTGCCGGCATCCTAATTCTTCCGCCGCGCTTCCGCTATTTGCGTTGCAGCAACCCTGTCCTGATCCGGAGCAACGCATGCCTGCCGCCGTCCTTGCGCTGACCGCCGGTGCCTTTGGCATCGGCACCACTGAATTCCTCATCATGGGCCTCTTGCTGCAGGTCGCCGCCGATATGCAGGTTTCGGTCTCCGCGACGGGCCTGCTGATCTCCGGCTATGCGCTCGGGGTGTTCGTCGGCGCGCCGATCCTGACGCTGGCGACGCGGCGGATGCCGCGCAAGGCGGTGCTGCTTGCTCTGATGGCGATCTTTACCTTCGGCAACGCCGCCTGCGCGCTGGCGCCGGACTACGGGCTGTTGATGGCGGCGCGGATTCTCACCTCGCTCGCCCATGGCACATTCTTCGGCGTCGGCTCGGTTGCGGCGACGAGCCTCGTCACCGAGGACAAGCGTGCTTCCGCGATTGCCACCATGTTCATCGGGCTGACGGTGGCTACTCTGCTCGGCGTTCCCTTCGGCGCGTGGTTCGGCCTCATGCTGGGATGGCGCGCCGCCTTCTGGGCAGTGACCGCGATCGGTGTGGTCGCCTTCGCCGTGCTGGTCATTCTCGTTCCCGGCGATGTCGGCGGCAACGAGAAAGCCACTTCGCTGCGCGAGGAGCTGGCGCTGGTCGGCCGTCCGCAAGTCCTGCTCGGCCTCGCCATGACCGTGTTCGGTTTTGCCGGCCTGTTCGTGGTCTTTACCTATGTCCAGCCGATCCTGACCCGGCTGACCGGCTTCTCTGAAGCGGCGGTCTCGCCGATCCTTCTCGTGTTCGGCGTCGGCCTGTCGATCGGCAATGTTGCGGGTGGGCGGCTCGCCGACCGTGGTCTCGGACGTGCCCTGATCGGCACGCTTGCGGCGCTCGCGCTCGTGCTCGTCGCGCTTGCGGCGGTGCTGTCGATCAAGGGCCTCGCCGTGGCGTTTATGTTCCTGCTTGGCGCTGCCGCCTTCGCCACTGTCGCGCCGCTGCAGCTTCGCGTGCTCGAAGCGGCCGGCACGGAGGGACGCACGCTCGCGTCCAGCCTCAACATCGCGGCCTTCAATCTCGGCAATGCGCTCGGCGCCTGGGCCGGCGGGCTAACGATCGATCACGGCCTGGGTCTGGCCGCGCTTCCACTCGTCGCGGCGGCGATCACCGCGGCGGGGCTCGTGCTGGCGATATGGAGCGTGCGTCTCGACCGGCCGGTACCTTCCGCTGCGGCGTGCCCGGCGGAATGAAAGCAAAGCATCAAAAGGGAGCACGACAATGCAATATCGCAACCTGGGTGCCTCAGGCCTGAAGGTTCCCGTTATCAGTTTCGGCACTGGCACGTTCGGCGGAGAGGGGCCGCTGTTCTCGGCTTGGGGCCGGAGCGGCGCCGAGGAAGCGAGGCGGCTGGTCGACATCTGCCTCGAAGCCGGCGTCAATCTGTTCGACACCGCCGATGTCTATTCGAACGGCGCGTCGGAAGCGATTCTCGGCGCCGCGATCAAAGGCCGCCGCGACAGGGTGCTGATCTCTACCAAGACCAGCCTGCCGATGGGTGACGGTCCATTCGACGCGGGCTCATCGCGGCATCGCCTCGTTTTGGCGGTGGACGCCGCCTTGCGGCGGCTCGGGACCGACTACATTGACTTGCTGCAGCTCCACGCCTTCGATGCCTTCACGCCGATCGAGGAAGTGCTGTCGACGCTCGATGGGCTCGTCCGTGACGGCAAGCTGCGCTATGTCGGCGCCTCCAATTTCTCGGGCTGGCAATTGATGAAGTCGCTCGCCATTGCCGAGCGTCACGGTTGGCCGCGCCATGTGGCGCACCAGGTCTATTATTCGCTCGTCGGCCGCGACTACGAGTGGGAGCTAATGCCGCTCGGCCTCGATCAGGGCGTTGGTGCGCTGGTCTGGAGCCCGCTGGGTTGGGGACGTCTCACCGGCAGGATAAGACGCGGCCAGCCGCTGCCGGCGGGCAGTCGCCTGCGCGAGACGGCGCAGTTCGGTCCGCCTGTCGACGAGGAGCGGCTCTATCGCGTCGTCGACGTCCTGGATGCGGTCGCGACCGAGACCGGTCGCACCGTGCCGCAGGTCGCCATCGCATGGCTGCTCACCCGCCCAAGCGTGGCGTCCGTGATCATCGGCGCGCGTGACGAAGCGCAGCTCCGCGACAATCTCGGCGCCATTGGCTGGTCGCTGACCGCCGAGCAGATCGCGCTCCTCGACAAGGCGAGCGCGGTGATGCCCTGCTATCCCTATTATCCTTATCGTGTCCAGGAAGGCTTTGCGCGATTGAACCCGCCGCCGGTTTGAGCCGATCGGAAGCGGACGCCGCCGCGCCTCGGTGTTTTGCAAGACCTACGCATCAATTGCGTTCGGCAATGATCGCGAGCGCTTCCGCGCCGCTGACCGGCTGGCCGGCGGCCAAATTCAGGAAATCCGCAGGCTCGCCCGCAATCGCCTTGTCGAGCAGCATGCGATAGCGGCGCCTCGGAATTTCGACCGCGCCGAAGCTGCGCAGATGTTCGGTGACATATTGTGTGTCGAGCAGCTCGAACCCGCCAGCGATCAACCGCGCCACCAGATGCACCAGCGCCACTTTCGATGCGTCGCGGGTGCGATGGAACATACTCTCCCCAAAGAACGCCCGCCCGAGGCTGACACCGTAGAGGCCGCCGACGAGGTCGCCGTCCTGCCAGACCTCGACGCTGTGGCAGTGCCCGAGTTCGTGGAGCCCGACATAGAGATCGCGGATGCGCTTGTTGATCCAGGTGTCGTCGCGGCCCGGCTGCGGCGCCGCGCAACCCGCAATGACCGCCTTGAAGGCGGTATCGACGGTAACGCTGAAGGCGTCCGAGCGCACGGTGCGGGCAAGCCGCGAGGCGATGCGGAAGCCCTCGAGCGGGATCACGCCGCGCATTTCCGGCTCGACCCAGAACAGCGTCGGATCACCGGCGCTCTCGGCCATCGGAAAGATGCCGCAGGCATAGGCCCGCAGCAGCACTTCGGGCGTGATTTCGGAAACGGCTGACTCGCGCGATGTCATGGGCTGATGATAGCAGGACGGAGGGGGCCTATGCTACGTTCCGCAAACGATCAGTGCGCAGCCGTGGCCGCACAATGCGAGACGGATGACGGTAAGGCAATCCGCCCGGCCGACTTCCCGCAAATGAGTGTAGCATGAGCGCAGTGTTGATCGTCGTTCCGGTGTTCGCGTTGATCGCGGCCGGCTATGCGGCGGTAGCGCTGCGTTTCATCTCGCCTACGGCGCACAGGGGCATTTCCGAGTTCGCCTTCAGCATCGCCATTCCCGCGCTCTTGTTCCGGATCGTGGTCGTCGCGGAATTTCCCGCCGTCAACGCCTTCGCGGTGTGGGGCGCCTATTATGGCGCAACGGCGGCTATATGGATCGTCGCGCTGCTGGCGTCATCCGTTCTTCGGCAATCCCGGGCCGACGGCGTGGTGCTTGCGATCGGCGCGGTCTACGGCAACGTCGTGATGCTCGGCCTTCCCCTGACGCTGTCGGCGCTGGGAAGTCAGGCGGCCGGCTCTATGGCGTTGATCCTGTCGGTCAACACGCCCCTGCTTTGGCTTTGCGGCACGCTGCAGATGGCATGGGCCGAGCGGAAGTCTTCCGAGTCAGCGCCGCTGCTGGTGCTGCGGGCCGTGCGCGAGATCGCGCGCAATCCGATCATGCTCGCGCTCGGCTTCGGCTTTCTCTGGCGCCTGACCGGATTGGGGCTGCATCCCGTTGCGGACAGGACGTTGGAACTGCTGGCGCAGGCGGGTTCACCCACGGCGCTGATCGCGCTCGGCATCAATCTGTTCGGATTCAGGATCAAGGGCCAGGCAGTCGCGATGGCCGTCATGTGCGCGCTCAAGCTGCTGGCGATGCCGGCCATTGCCGCGATCCTCGCGTTCTACGTCCTGGCGTTGCCGCCCATTTCCGCGGCTGTGGTTGTCCTGTTTGCCGCAATGCCGACCGGCGCCAATGCCTATATCTTCTCGGCCCAGTACGGACGGCTGAGCGAAGCCGTCTCGGGCGCGGTGGCGCTCGGCACGGTCCTGGCCGCAGTGACGTTGCCCGTCATCGTGGCATTCGTGACGGTCGCGCTGCGCTAGGCGCTCGACATCAGTCGCAATTCTAGTCCTCGAAGCCGAACAGCTTTGCCGGATTGGTCACCAGGATCTTCCGTAGCTCGGCCTCGTCGGGCGCGTAGCGATAGAGCAGTTCGAGCAGGTCGGCGTCGTTGGGGGGCTGCACCACCGAAACCGGGTGCGGCCAGTCGCTGGCCCACACGCAGCGGTCGGGAGCAGCTTCGATATAGGCGCGCGCGATCGGAATGACGTCGTCCCAGGGCGGGCCGTTTTTCGACGTCTTCTCCCCGAGCGACAGCATCACCCAGAAATTGCCCTTCGACAGCAGCGCCAGCATCTTTTGCAAGTTCGGATCGTCCTTGCCGCGCACGGGGTCAGGGCGCGCCATGTGGTCAATCAGCACAGGCACGTCGAGGTTTTCGTATTTGGCGGCGCTGGAAACGATGCCGTCCTTTTCCGGCTGGATTTTTGCGTACCAGCCGAGCTCGCGGATTTTCGCGATGGCACGGGCAAAATCCTTGTCCGAGAGCACCGCACCGAGTTCCTGCCGGAAACTGAAGCGGGCGCCGCGCACGCCGGCGTCATGCAGTTTGGCGAGATAGGCATCGTCGGCTTCGGCAAACACCAGCGCGTTGGCGCAAGCGCGGTAGTTCGGCCCCATCGCCGCGAGGGCGTCGAGCACCACGGAATGATCGGCGCCATAGGTCGTGGTCTGCACGATGATGCCGCGCTCGATGCCGAGCGCCTTGTGGACGCGAAGCGCGGCTTCCCAGGTCGCGGTCGGCATCTGGTAGGCGGCGCCCGGCCGCACCGGATATTTGTCCAGCGGACCCAGCACGTGAAACTGGCTGTCGATGCTCTTCGGCGGCGGCAGCTTTGAGGGACGGCGCGGGTTCGGATCGAAGGGGAGATAGGTCGGCATGTCAGGTTCCTTGACTGGTCGCGGTCAGCCGATCACGGCGGTGAAATCGCATTGCACGAGCGCGCCGTTCTCCATGTCCATCTGCAGCGCATGGCGGGCAGGGCGCGAATGCTCGTCGGGAAACATTTTCAGCCATTCGGTATTTACGGGCGCACGCTGCGTGCGGTCCTGCAGCCATACGGTCATTTTGATGATGTCGTCCGTGGTCCCGCCGCCGGCTTCCACGATGGCCTTCATGTGGCCGAACATGTTGGCGCACTGGTCTTCGATCTTGTCCGGCATCTTGCCGGCGGCGTCGCGGCCGAGAATGACGCCGGACATCAGGAGATTGCCGATGCGGCAGGCGTTCGGAATTGGATTGGCGTGCTTGAATTCGCCGATATGAATGCTCTTGCGCCGTGTCATCGCTTCTCTCCCTGGGACGCTTTCTTGTTCAGACGAACTGGCAGGACACCGATCCGAACTGGCCGTAATCGGCATGAAACGTGTCGCCCCTGATAATTTCGACGGGGCGCGTAAACGATCCCGCCAGCACCACTTCGCCGGCTTCGAGATACTCGCCCTGAGCCGCCAGCCGGTCGGCAAGCCAGGCCACGCCGTTGGCGGGATGATTGAGAACGCCCGCGGCGATGCCGGTCTCCTCGATCTGGCCATTGCGAAACAACAGCGCGCCAATCCAGCGCAGGTCGAAATCGAGCGGCCGAATGGGCCGGCCGCCGACGACCAGCGCTGCATTCGCGGCATTGTCGGAAATCGTGTCCATCACCTTGCGCGGCGCTTTCGTCTCGGGATCGACGCGATGCATCCGGGTTTCCAGGATTTCGAGCGCCAGCGTGACGTAGTTGGTGGCGTTGAGCACGTCGAACAGCGTGCAGTCCGGGCCCTTCAACGGCGTCTTCAGCACGAACGCCAGTTCGACCTCGATGCGCGGCGCGCGGAAGCGGTCGAACGGGATCGGCGATGCATCCGGATAAAACATGTCGGCGAACAGCACACCGTAGTCCGGCTCGGAAATGCCGACGGCGTTCTGCATCGCTTTCGATGTCAGGCCGATCTTGTGCCCCCTGACGACGCGGCCGCGGGAGAGCTGCAGTTTCGTCCATGCGCGCTGGATGGCGTAGGCATCCTCGATCGTGAGATCAGGATATTCGCGCGTGAACGCAGGTATCAGCGACTTGCTGCGTTCGGCCTCGTCCAGGCGCTGCGCCAGCCGTTCGACGGTTTGTTGATCGAGCATCGGTTACTGCTCCTCCGCCACGGTGTTGCGAAGGATGCCGATCCGAGCGGATTCCACCTCGACGACGTCGCCTGGCTTGAGCCAGCGCGGCGGCGTGAACCGGGCGCCGGCCCCGGTCGGGGTGCCGGTCGCGATCATGTCGCCGGGTTTCAGGGTCGCAAAGGTGGAGAGGTAGGCGATCAGGAAATCGAACGGAAACATCAGCCGCTCGGTGGAATCGCTCTGGCGCACCTCGCCATTGACGCGGGTAATAATGTCATGAGGCCCACGCGGATCGCATTCGTCCGACGTAACGATCCACGGCCCGATGCTGCCCGATCGATCGAAATTCTTGCCCTGGGTGACGTTGAACTTGCCGTGGTGCAGCCAGTCGCGAACGCTGCCTTCGTTGCACAGCGTCATGCCGAAGATGTACTCCCAGGCGCGCTCGCGGGGGATGTGCCGGCCTTCCTTGCCGATCACGATGACGAGTTCGCCCTCATAGTCGAGCTGTTCGGAGATATCAGGCTTTTCGATCGGCTGGCCGGAGCCGACGACCGAGGAGGGGTTGCGGACAAATAGGCTCGGATATTTCGGCAGGTCCGAATTGTCCTTGTACTCGGCGTTGCGGTCTTTGTAGTTGACGCCGATGCACCAGAGTTTTTCCGGATTGGGAATCGGCGGCAGCAGCACGAGATCGTCGAGCGCATGGCTCGGCTTGAGGCCGGCGACCATCTGGCGCGCGACTTCCAGGCCGTCCTTGGCGATCAGGCTCCGAAGGTCAGGACATTTCGGTCCGAGCCGTTGGGTGAGGTCGACCACGCCGCCGGCAACGGCCGCGCCGAAGTGCGGCTCGCCGTTTGCGAGATAACTTAAGAGATGCATGCGGTGGATCTCCGGATCAGCGCCGCGTTCACGCGGGCGACGGCGCGCCTTTCGACGCTTCAGGATTCAGTTTTCGAGGTCTGGAACACGGGTTTCAGGGTAACGATCTCGCCGAGCTTGGCGTAACGCGGACCGGCAATGCGGCAGATCGGATCGAGCGCCTCGGTTTCGATCTTGCCGTTGTTCAGCAGCCCATCCCTGATATGGAAGACCAGCACCTCGCCGACGATGAGCCGGCTGCGGGTTTCGCCGAATTCGAGGCATTGCCGGAAGCGGCATTCCATCGCGATCGGCGCGGCGGCCAGACGGGGCACCTTGGTGCGTTCGCCCGGCAGCGTCGAGAGCCGCAATTCCTCGACCTCGCTGACATCGGGCGGATGCTCGGTGGAACTCTCGTGCACCGCCTTCATCAGGCTCGAATCCGCGATGTGAACGACATACTCCTCGTTGTTGAGGATGTTCTGCGCGGTATCCTTGTAGATTGCGCCCTTGCGGCCGACGCTGATGGCCAGCATCGGCGGCTTCGGCGAGACGAACATAAAGGCGCTGAAGGGGGCGAGGTTGAGCACCCCGCTACCCGACAGGCTGGTCACCCAGGCGATCGGGCGGGGCACCACGACGCCGGTGATCAGCCGGTAGGCCGTTTCGGGGTCGAGATATGCAGGATCGATCCGCATCGGGATGCGCCTCAGTCGGCCTTGATGTTCGCCTTGCGGACCACGGGAATCCACTTGGCGTCCTCGCGTTCGAGGTAGCTCGTAAACTCCGCCGGCGTCATCGATACAGCCTCGGCGCCGAGCGCGTTGAACTTCTCGACGATGGCGGGATCTTTCAGGATCTCCGCGAGGGTATCGTGGAGCTTGGTCACGATCTCGGCCGGCGTGCCTGATGGCGCGAACAGTCCGGTGAAGGTCTGGCCGTCGAGTTCCTTGTAGCCGAGTTCGGTGAAGGTCGGGACATCCGGAAGCCAGGAGGCGCGGTGGCTGCCGGTGACGGCGAGCGCGCGCAGCATGCCGCTCTTGATGGAAGGCAGTCCGACCGAGATCTGGTCCAGCGCAAATTGCACCTGTCCGCCGATCAGGTCGTTGAGAGCCGGTGCGTTGCCGCGGTAGTGCACCGTCAGCCATTCCAGGCCGAGCGACGACTGCATCAACTCGCTGAGCAGATGGTTGGTGGTGCCCTGGCCGGGGGAAGCCATCGTCAGCTTGCCGGGATCGCGGCGGGCAAGCTCGATGAATTCCTTCAGACCTTGGGCCGGCACCGTCGGATGCACTTCGAGCACCAGCGGCGTCATCGTGATCGAGGTGATCGGGAGGAAATCCCGCTTCCAGTTATAGGCCTCGCGCTTGGCGATCTCGGGTGCGAACAGCACGGGGCCGTTGGCGCCGACGAACAGGGCGTAGCCATCGGGTTTGGCTTTCGCGAACGCCTCGCCGGCGATCAGGCCGCCCGCGCCGGCCTTGTTTTCCACGATGAACGGCTGGCCCAGCTTCGCCTGCAGCCTGTCGGCGATGACGCGCGCCGCGCTGTCGACATTGCCGCCTGCCGGATAGGGCACGATCAGGCGTACCTGCCGCGCCGGCCATTGCTGGGCGTCGGCCGGTGTGCTCAACGCTGCCACGAATAGTGCCGATACAGCGACGCCTGCGATCGCGAAAATTTTCATCGCATTCTCCCGAAAAGCGGCATATTCGCCGCTACATTTTGTTTTGCGCGAGCCCCGTCCCAGCAGCATGCGCATGTATTGTTCCGCGCCGCGATCTTGCGCGCGGCCCTTCCGCTGTCGACCAAATTGTGGTGTTTCTGTCCACATTGTGGACAGGACAGCGCGTATGACAAACGGTCGGTTAAAGGCGCGCGGGCGAGGGCCGCGGCAGGGCGGGCAGGCGATCCGCCGCGCATTGGCCGTGCTGCGGACGCTCGCGGTTGGCGGGGAAAAAGGCGTGCCTCTGGCTGAAGTCGTGCAAGCGACCTCGCTCGCGCGTCCGACGGTACATCGCATCGTGCATGTGCTGATCGAGGAGGGGATTGTCGAGCGCAGCGAGCGGACAGGAAATTACGTCGTCGGTCGTCAGGTGCCCGAACTGGCGCTGGCGCGTCCATCGCGTTCACCCCTGATTGTTGCAGCCGAGCCGCATCTCGCGGAAGCGTCGGCGGAACTCGGCGATACCCTGTTCCTGACGGTGCGCACCGGGCTCGACACGCTATGCGTGGCGCGCCGCATCGGCAGCTATCCGATCCAGGTGTTGTCGATCGAGGTCGGTGTGCGGCGTCCGCTGGGCGTCAGCAGCGCGGGGGTGGCGATACTGGCCGCCATGCCTTCTGCGGAGGCGCGCAAGATTGTGCTCGCCAACGAAACAAGATTTGGCGCCTACCGAACTGATACGGCGACGGTGCTCGGACAGGTCCAGCTCGCCCGCCGCCGGGGCTACAATCTGCGCGATGTCGGCCTGGTGCAGGGAACGAAGTCGCTTTCAGCCTGGATCCGGACGCCGGACGGCCAGCCAGCCGCTGCGATTACGCTCTCCGCCATCCGAAACAGGTTGAGCCCGCGTCGCGCAATCGAGGTGGCGGACGTTCTCCTCGCTACCGCGCGTGCGATCGAGGCGGCGACCCCGAGGGATTAGCGGCTTAACTCGCCGCGGCGCTGGTCGATTTCGGCGCCGCCGCCGGGATGCGGCGGAAGCGCAGCACGATCCTGGTGCCGTGATGGTCCGGATCGCGCTCGGCGCTGGCGTCGAGCTTCGCGGCCATCGCGCTCACGATGCGTTGCCCCATGCCGGTGGAGCGCGGATCGGCCTTGGCGTTGAGGCCGACGCCGTCGTCCGCAATCGCGACCACGAGGTCGTCGCCCTCGGGCTTGAGCTCGACGTGAATGGGACCGGCGCCGTCGGGATAGGCGTATTTGACGGCGTTCATCACCAGCTCATTGACGATGATACCGATCGCCACCGCGCGGTCCGGGTCGATCTCGATCGGTTCGGCCTTGAGCGTCAGCCGCGACATCTTATTGCCCTCGGCCGAACGCCGAAGGTCCTCCAGCAGGGCTTCGAGATACTGATTCAGCAACACGCTCTTGAGATCGTGCGAGGTGTAGAGACGGCGATGCACCTGGGCGACCGCGGCGACGCGGCCCATCGCATTGGTCAGCGCCGCCTTGACGTCGTCCTGGGTCGTCGAATTGGCCTGCAAATGCAGCAGCGAGGCGATGATCTGCAGGGAATTGCCGACGCGGTGGTTGACTTCGCGCAGCAGCACCTCGCGTTCGGCGGCAAGCGCCGCATAGCGGTCGCGCGAGGCGTGGACCTCGGCTTCGGCCTCGTCGCGGGCGCGCTGAAGCTCGGCCTGCCGCAGGGCGCCGTTGACGGCGACCTGGAGCAGGGGGATGAAATCGCCGTGCGTGTCCTTGACCAGATAGTCGGCGGCGCCGGCCTTCAGCGCCGTAACGGCGATCGCCGAATCCTGGGCGGCCGTGACGAACACTACGGGAGGGGCGTCCGCTATCGCCATGATCTGTTCCAGCGTTTCGAGGCCGTCGAGACCCGGCATGAACTGGTCGAGCGCAACCACATCGATGCCGCCCTGCGCCAGCCGCGCCAGCCCTTGCTCACCGCTCGCCGCGTGGACGACCTTGAAGCCTGCCCGCGTCAGGCCGCGGTCGACCAGCCGGGCCAGCCCGGCGTCGTCGTCGATATACAGCAGTGTCGGCGTCGATAGTTTCATGTGGCGGCCGGAGGAACCTGAATGACGGAGAAGAACAAACCGAGCTGGCGAATGGCGTTGGCGAAGCTTTCGTAGTTCACGGGCTTGGTAATGTAGACATTGCACCCGAGGTCGTAACAGCGCTTGATCTCGTGAGAATCGTCGGTCGTGGTCAGCACCACCACCGGCGTGGTCTTGAGATATTTGTTTTCCTTGACCCGCTTCAGAATGTCGATGCCGGTCGTGTCGGGTAAATTGAGGTCGAGCAGGATGAGGAGCGCGCTGCCCTTGTGGTCGAGACCCGTCCCGTCTTTGCCAAACAGGTAGTTCAGCGCGGCTGTACCGCTGGTGAACGGCATTATCTCATTGTTGACACCGGATCGGCGGATATTTCGCTCGATCAGGCGGGCATGGCCCTCATCGTCCTCGATCATGATGATGGTGACTGGATTACTCATGTCCGTGTGTTCCGGTTACCGACTGGCCAATTGATAGGCAGTGTAATCGTGAATGTGCTGCCTTGGTGAAGTTCCGACGCGACTGACATGGTACCTCCCAGGCGGCGCACCAAGGCGCGGACATGGGCAAGGCCGATGCCCTGTCCGGGCCTGTCCTGGGTTCCCGCGCGGCGGAACAATTCGAAAATGCGCTGATGGTCCTTGGGATCGATGCCGCGCCCATTATCCGAGATCTCGAAAATCGCAAAGCCGAGCTTGGTGCGGCCACGCACCCTGATTTCGCCGGGGACTCCGGTCTTGAGGTATTTGAGTGCATTGTCGATCAGATTGGAGAAGATCTGCTCCAGCGCAAGGCGATCGCTGACGATATTCGGCAGCGCGTCGATCCGGATCTCGGCCTGGGCTTCCGCGGCCTGATGCGCCACAGTCGCCACGATGCCGTCTATCAGGTCCCTGGTATCGATCCAGACCGGCTCGAACTCGCGCCGCCCCTCGCGGGTGAGGCTCAGGATCGCCGATATCAGCCGGTCCATCTTGCCGATCGACGACTTGATGAAGGCGAGCGCCTCGGAGAAATCTTCCGAGAGCTGCTTGTCGGAGCCCTCGAGCACGGGTTCGGCGGTATCGGTGGCGTTTTCCGGGGCAGGCTGCGCAGCGGACTGCTCGCGGGAAAGCGCTGCGATCCGTTTGAAGATGTCGCCGCGCAATTCCTCCAGCTCGCTGGTGAAGCCCATGATGTTCACCAGCGGCGAGCGCAGATCGTGGCTGACGATGTAGGCGAACCGCTGGATCTCATCATTGGCTTCGCGCAGGTCCGCGGTACGCTCGTCGATCGTGGCCTCGAGGTTGAGATGACTGTCGCGCAGTCTGGCGTCGGCCTGGTCGCGCGCGTGCGATGAACGTCGGACCAGGAAGATAGCGATGCC
This window harbors:
- a CDS encoding tripartite tricarboxylate transporter substrate binding protein translates to MKIFAIAGVAVSALFVAALSTPADAQQWPARQVRLIVPYPAGGNVDSAARVIADRLQAKLGQPFIVENKAGAGGLIAGEAFAKAKPDGYALFVGANGPVLFAPEIAKREAYNWKRDFLPITSITMTPLVLEVHPTVPAQGLKEFIELARRDPGKLTMASPGQGTTNHLLSELMQSSLGLEWLTVHYRGNAPALNDLIGGQVQFALDQISVGLPSIKSGMLRALAVTGSHRASWLPDVPTFTELGYKELDGQTFTGLFAPSGTPAEIVTKLHDTLAEILKDPAIVEKFNALGAEAVSMTPAEFTSYLEREDAKWIPVVRKANIKAD
- a CDS encoding flavin reductase family protein, which gives rise to MRIDPAYLDPETAYRLITGVVVPRPIAWVTSLSGSGVLNLAPFSAFMFVSPKPPMLAISVGRKGAIYKDTAQNILNNEEYVVHIADSSLMKAVHESSTEHPPDVSEVEELRLSTLPGERTKVPRLAAAPIAMECRFRQCLEFGETRSRLIVGEVLVFHIRDGLLNNGKIETEALDPICRIAGPRYAKLGEIVTLKPVFQTSKTES
- a CDS encoding IclR family transcriptional regulator, giving the protein MTNGRLKARGRGPRQGGQAIRRALAVLRTLAVGGEKGVPLAEVVQATSLARPTVHRIVHVLIEEGIVERSERTGNYVVGRQVPELALARPSRSPLIVAAEPHLAEASAELGDTLFLTVRTGLDTLCVARRIGSYPIQVLSIEVGVRRPLGVSSAGVAILAAMPSAEARKIVLANETRFGAYRTDTATVLGQVQLARRRGYNLRDVGLVQGTKSLSAWIRTPDGQPAAAITLSAIRNRLSPRRAIEVADVLLATARAIEAATPRD
- a CDS encoding sensor histidine kinase translates to MTANAQRKRAMGHILLLAAGLLVLTAISAGSVHLVNKAREDARKVLRTLEVENQISLVQLQLRRAESAQRGYLATLRPDFQTDFEQALSELTPALTKLSQLITDNPVQRRLINEIMPLYNQRIEEFRTTNELARSKRMSDAAKIVREGIGRDTMKHIEDLALRMRTEEDRLFVERTTNADRSQTLAASITGIGSGLVVVLAGIAIFLVRRSSHARDQADARLRDSHLNLEATIDERTADLREANDEIQRFAYIVSHDLRSPLVNIMGFTSELEELRGDIFKRIAALSREQSAAQPAPENATDTAEPVLEGSDKQLSEDFSEALAFIKSSIGKMDRLISAILSLTREGRREFEPVWIDTRDLIDGIVATVAHQAAEAQAEIRIDALPNIVSDRLALEQIFSNLIDNALKYLKTGVPGEIRVRGRTKLGFAIFEISDNGRGIDPKDHQRIFELFRRAGTQDRPGQGIGLAHVRALVRRLGGTMSVASELHQGSTFTITLPINWPVGNRNTRT
- a CDS encoding sensor histidine kinase, which codes for MKLSTPTLLYIDDDAGLARLVDRGLTRAGFKVVHAASGEQGLARLAQGGIDVVALDQFMPGLDGLETLEQIMAIADAPPVVFVTAAQDSAIAVTALKAGAADYLVKDTHGDFIPLLQVAVNGALRQAELQRARDEAEAEVHASRDRYAALAAEREVLLREVNHRVGNSLQIIASLLHLQANSTTQDDVKAALTNAMGRVAAVAQVHRRLYTSHDLKSVLLNQYLEALLEDLRRSAEGNKMSRLTLKAEPIEIDPDRAVAIGIIVNELVMNAVKYAYPDGAGPIHVELKPEGDDLVVAIADDGVGLNAKADPRSTGMGQRIVSAMAAKLDASAERDPDHHGTRIVLRFRRIPAAAPKSTSAAAS
- a CDS encoding response regulator, whose protein sequence is MSNPVTIIMIEDDEGHARLIERNIRRSGVNNEIMPFTSGTAALNYLFGKDGTGLDHKGSALLILLDLNLPDTTGIDILKRVKENKYLKTTPVVVLTTTDDSHEIKRCYDLGCNVYITKPVNYESFANAIRQLGLFFSVIQVPPAAT